A genomic stretch from Setaria viridis chromosome 1, Setaria_viridis_v4.0, whole genome shotgun sequence includes:
- the LOC117839581 gene encoding nitrate reductase [NAD(P)H] has protein sequence MAASVERHLTPHPWPSNAPPKSFDMFKPGGPGKRRTGSDSDSDDDDNIPPDWRSLYHPRLEVEPPVHDPRDEATSDAWVRRHPALVRLTGKHPFNSEPPVPRLMAHGFITPAPLHYVRNHGAVPKADWSTWTVEVTGLVRRPARLTMEQLVTEFEAVEIPVTLVCAGNRRKEQNMVRQTVGFNWGPGAISTSVWRGVRLRDVLRRCGVMGAGAGAANVCFEGAEDLPGGGGCKYGTSLRREVAMDPARDVILAYMQNGEPLAPDHGFPVRVIVPGFIGGRMVKWLKRIIVASNESESYYHYRDNRVLPSHVDAELANAEAWWYKPEYMINELNINSVITTPGHDEVLPINALTTQRPYTIKGYAYSGGGRKVTRVEVTLDGGETWQVCSLDHPERPTKYGKYWCWCFWSVDVEVLDVLGAKEIAVRAWDEAMNAQPEKLIWNLMGMMNNCWFRVKVNACRPHKGEIGLVFEHPTQPGNQAGGWMARQKHLETSESAQGTLKKSTSTPFMNTATAQYTMSEVRRHTSPESAWIIVHGHIYDCTGFLKDHPGGADSILINAGTDCTEEFDAIHSDKARGLLEMYRVGELVVTGSDYSPQSSHADLKAIVEAPAPAPAVPLPVSTVALANPREKVRCRLVDKKSMSYNVRLFRFALPSPDQKLGLPVGKHVYVCASIGGKLCMRAYTPTSSVDEVGHIELLIKIYFKDEDPKFPNGGLMSQYLDSLPLGSTIDIKGPIGHIEYAGRGGFVVNGERRSARRLAMIAGGTGITPVYQVIQAVLRDQPDDDTEMHLVYANRTEEDMLLREEIDRWAAAHPARLKVWYVVSKVARPEDGWEHGVGRVDEQVMREHLPLGDGETLALVCGPPAMIECTVRPALEKMGYDLDKSCLVF, from the exons ATGGCGGCCTCCGTTGAGCGGCACCTGACCCCCCACCCGTGGCCGAGCAATGCGCCTCCCAAGAGCTTCGACATGTTCAAGCCCGGCGGCCCGGGCAAGCGCCGCACCGGCTCCGACTCCGattccgacgacgacgacaacataCCCCCGGACTGGAGGTCCCTCTACCACCCGCGCCTCGAGGTGGAGCCGCCCGTCCACGACCCCCGCGACGAGGCCACCTCCGACGCGTGGGTGCGTCGCCACCCGGCGCTCGTCCGGCTCACCGGCAAGCACCCGTTCAACTCGGAGCCCCCAGTCCCGCGGCTCATGGCGCACGGGTTCATCACCCCGGCGCCGCTCCACTACGTGCGCAACCACGGGGCGGTGCCCAAGGCGGACTGGTCCACCTGGACCGTGGAGGTGACGGGTCTCGTGCGGCGCCCCGCGAGGCTCACCATGGAGCAGCTGGTGACGGAGTTCGAGGCCGTGGAGATCCCTGTGACGCTGGTGTGCGCGGGGAACCGGCGCAAGGAGCAGAACATGGTGCGCCAGACCGTGGGCTTCAACTGGGGCCCTGGGGCCATCTCCACCTCCGTGTGGCGCGGCGTCAGGCTCCGCGACGTGCTGCGCCGGTGCGGCGTcatgggcgccggcgccggcgccgccaacGTGTGCTTCGAGGGCGCCGAGgacctccccggcggcggcgggtgcaaGTACGGCACCAGCCTGCGGCGGGAGGTGGCCATGGACCCCGCGCGCGACGTCATCCTCGCCTACATGCAGAACGGCGAGCCGCTGGCGCCCGACCACGGGTTCCCCGTGCGCGTCATCGTGCCGGGATTCATCGGGGGCCGCATGGTGAAGTGGCTCAAGCGGATCATCGTCGCCTCCAACGAGTCCGAGAGCTACTACCACTACCGGGACAACCGCGTCCTGCCGTCCCACGTCGACGCCGAGCTCGCCAATGCCGAAG CGTGGTGGTACAAGCCGGAGTACATGATAAACGAGCTGAACATCAACTCGGTGATCACGACGCCGGGCCACGACGAGGTGCTGCCCATCAACGCCCTGACGACGCAGCGGCCGTATACCATCAAAGGGTATGCGTACTCCG GTGGCGGCCGGAAAGTTACACGGGTGGAGGTGACCCTGGACGGCGGCGAGACGTGGCAGGTGTGCTCGCTCGACCACCCGGAGCGCCCAACCAAGTACGGCAAGTACTGGTGCTGGTGCTTCTGGTCCGTCGACGTTGAGGTGCTCGACGTGCTCGGGGCCAAGGAGATAGCCGTCCGCGCCTGGGACGAGGCCATGAACGCCCAGCCGGAGAAGCTCATCTGGAACCTCATG GGCATGATGAACAACTGCTGGTTCCGGGTGAAGGTGAACGCGTGCCGGCCGCACAAGGGCGAGATCGGGCTGGTGTTCGAGCACCCGACGCAGCCGGGCAACCAGGCGGGCGGCTGGATGGCGCGGCAGAAGCACCTGGAGACGTCGGAGAGCGCGCAGGGCACGCTGAAGAAGAGCACCTCCACACCCTTCATGAACACGGCCACCGCGCAGTACACCATGTCCGAGGTGCGCCGCCACACGTCCCCGGAGTCCGCCTGGATCATCGTGCACGGTCACATCTACGACTGCACGGGCTTCCTCAAGGAccaccccggcggcgccgacaGCATCCTCATCAACGCCGGCACCGACTGCACCGAGGAGTTCGACGCCATCCACTCCGACAAGGCCCGCGGCCTCCTCGAGATGTACCGCGTCGGCGAGCTCGTCGTCACCGGTAGCGACTACTCCCCGCAGAGCAGCCACGCCGACCTCAAGGCCATCGTCGAGGCCCCTGCACCTGCGCCGGCGGTTCCTCTGCCCGTGTCCACCGTCGCGCTCGCCAACCCGCGGGAGAAGGTGAGATGCCGGCTCGTGGACAAGAAGAGCATGTCCTACAACGTGCGCCTCTTCCGGTTCGCGCTGCCGTCGCCGGACCAGAAGCTCGGCCTGCCGGTCGGCAAGCACGTGTACGTGTGCGCCTCGATCGGCGGCAAGCTCTGCATGCGCGCCTACACGCCGACGAGCTCCGTCGACGAGGTCGGCCACATCGAGCTCCTGATCAAGATATACTTCAAGGACGAGGACCCCAAGTTCCCCAACGGCGGGCTCATGTCGCAGTACCTCGACTCCCTGCCGCTCGGCTCGACCATCGACATCAAGGGCCCCATCGGGCACATCGAGtacgccggccgcggcggcttcGTGGTGAACGGCGAGCGCCGGTCCGCGCGGAGGCTCGCCATGATCGCCGGCGGGACGGGGATCACGCCGGTGTACCAGGTGATCCAGGCCGTGCTGAGGGACCAGCCCGATGACGACACGGAGATGCACCTGGTGTACGCGAACCGGACGGAGGAAGACATGCTCCTGCGGGAGGAGATCgaccggtgggcggcggcgcacccggCGCGGCTCAAGGTGTGGTACGTGGTGAGCAAGGTGGCGAGGCCGGAGGATGGGTGGGAGCACGGCGTCGGGAGGGTGGACGAGCAGGTGATGAGGGAACACCTTCCACTGGGCGACGGCGAGACGCTCGCACTCGTGTGCGGGCCGCCGGCGATGATCGAGTGCACGGTGCGCCCCGCCCTGGAGAAGATGGGGTACGACCTCGACAAGTCGTGCCTCGTCTTCTGA
- the LOC117839617 gene encoding E3 ubiquitin-protein ligase COP1, translating into MGDSSVAGALVPSVPKPEAAPSGDASTAAAATTAALALALAEEAGARAASASASPQGPAAEGEGPADRDLLCPICMAVIKDAFLTACGHSFCYMCIVTHLSRKSDCPCCRHYLTKAQLYPNFLLDKVLKKISARQIAKAASPIDQFRYALQQGNEMGVKELDSLMTLISEKKRQMEQQESETNMQILLVFLHCLRKQKLEELNEIQTDLQYIKEDISAVERHRLELHRTKERYSMKLRVLLDDPAAQKMWPSPIEKASSLFLPNPRTPLSASCPGSLQNKKLDLKAQVSHQGFQRRDALTCSDPPNSPIQSGNVIARKRRVQAQFNELQEYYLQRRRTGAQSRRQEERDIVAMNREGYHAGLQDFQSVLTTFTRYSRLRVIAELRHGDLFHSANIVSSIEFDRDDELFATAGVSKRIKVFEFSSVVNEPSDVHCPVVEMATRSKLSCLSWNKYSKNVIASSDYEGIVTVWDVQTRQSVMEYEEHEKRAWSVDFSRTEPSMLVSGSDDCKVKVWCTKQEASVINIDMKANICSVKYNPGSNFYVAVGSADHHIHYFDLRNPSAPVHIFGGHKKAVSYVKFLSNNELASASTDSTLRLWDVKDNCPVRTFRGHKNEKNFVGLSVNNEYIACGSETNEVFVYHKAISKPAASHRFVSSDLDDADDDPGSYFISAVCWKSDSPTMLTANSQGTIKVLVLAP; encoded by the exons ATGGGCGACTCCTCGGTGGCCGGCGCGCTCGTGCCGTCCGTGCCCAAGCCGGAGGCCGCGCCGTCCGGTGACGCCtccacggcggccgcggcgaccacggcggcgctggcgctggcgctggcggaggaggcgggggcgcgcgccgcgtcggcgtcggcgtccccgcagggcccggcggcggagggggaggggcccGCCGATAGGGACCTCCTCTGCCCGATCTGCATGGCGGTCATCAAGGACGCCTTCCTCACCGCCTGCGGTCACAGCTTCTGCTACATGTGCATCGTCACGCACCTCAGCCGCAAGAGCGACTGCCCCTGCTGCCGCCACTACCTCACCAAGGCTCAGCTCTACCCTAACTTCCTCCTAGACAAG GTTCTGAAGAAAATATCAGCCCGGCAAATCGCTAAAGCAGCATCACCAATCGATCAATTTCGATATGCATTGCAACAG GGAAACGAAATGGGGGTTAAAGAGTTAGATAGCCTTATGACTTTGATTTCTGAGAAGAAGCGGCAAATGGAACAACAAGAATCAGAGACAAATATGCAAATATTGCTAGTCTTCTTGCACTGCCTTAGAAAGCAAAAGCTGGAAGAGTTGAATGAG ATTCAAACTGATCTGCAGTACATCAAAGAAGATATCAGCGCTGTGGAGAGACATAGGTTAGAATTGCATCGCACAAAAGAAAGGTACTCCATGAAGCTGCGCGTGCTTTTGGATGATCCTGCCGCACAAAAAATGTGGCCCTCTCCTATAGAGAAAGCTAGCAGCCTCTTTCTTCCAAACCCTCGGACACCACTTAGCGCATCATGTCCAGGAAGTTTGCAGAATAAGAAGCTTGATTTGAAAGCTCAAGTAAGCCACCAAGGATTTCAAAGGAGAGATGCTCTAACTTGTTCAGACCCTCCAAATTCCCCTATACAATCGGGCAACGTCATTGCTAGGAAGAGGCGAGTTCAAGCACAG TTTAATGAGCTTCAAGAATACTACCTGCAAAGACGGCGTACTGGAGCACAGTCACGCagacaagaagaaagagacaTTGTTGCAATGAACAGAGAAGGTTATCATGCAGGCCTTCAGGATTTCCAGTCTGTGCTAACAACATTCACTCGATACAG TCGTCTACGTGTCATTGCGGAATTGAGGCATGGGGACTTGTTTCACTCTGCCAATATTGTATCAAG TATTGAATTTGATCGTGATGATGAACTATTCGCTACGGCTGGAGTCTCGAAGCGTATTAAAGTTTTCGAATTTTCCAGT GTTGTTAATGAGCCATCAGATGTGCACTGCCCGGTTGTTGAAATGGCTACCAGATCTAAACTTAGTTGCCTCAGCTGGAACAAGTACTCAAAAAATGTTATTGCAAGCAGTGACTATGAGGGTATAGTAACTGTTTGGGATGTCCAGACCCGTCAG AGTGTGATGGAGTATGAAGAGCATGAGAAGAGAGCATGGAGCGTTGATTTTTCTCGTACAGAACCTTCAATGCTAGTATCAGGGAGTGATGATTGCAAG GTGAAAGTGTGGTGCACAAAACAAGAAGCAAGCGTGATCAATATTGATATGAAAGCAAATATTTGCTCAGTTAAATATAATCCTGGATCAAACTTCTATGTTGCA GTCGGATCTGCTGATCACCATATTCACTACTTTGATTTACGTAATCCAAGTGCACCCGTCCATATTTTTGGTGGGCACAAGAAGGCAGTATCGTATGTGAAATTCTTATCTAACAATGAGCTTGCGTCTGCATCAACGGATAGCACATTACGGTTATGGGATGTCAAGGATAATTGCCCG GTACGGACATTCAGAGGGCACAAAAATGAAAAGAACTTTGTTGGGTTGTCTGTTAACAATGAGTATATTGCTTGTGGAAGTGAAACAAATGAGGTTTTTGTTTATCACAAG GCAATCTCAAAACCTGCAGCAAGCCATAGATTTGTATCTTCTGACTTGGACGATGCTGATGATGATCCTGGTTCTTATTTCATTAGCGCCGTCTGCTGGAAGAGCGATAGCCCTACCATGTTAACTGCTAACAGTCAGGGGACAATCAAAGTTCTTGTACTTGCCCCTTGA
- the LOC140223574 gene encoding uncharacterized protein: MAPKRSAPPPPPPPAAASDEETASGSGSEESEEEEEEEIAYSPPPAAPKAMAPPPPQKGQESDEDEDEEEEEEEEEENHVPPPLATKNPSPPPPNREESESSGDEEEEETDDEAPQAKPAPNQEAEGKGAKPSSSEDKKPGAPFQRTWSTDDEVRILEALAAHRREHGTLPQVDALAATLAGTLDNSGSSIALLQGKLKSLKRRYSLAANKGERPSKDHDRRLFDLSKSVWGSTTAAANGGARREVAEMCELYPYLAEEVKALQKAHPGLFKREFGMIDDDKARALDTKIKRQRLHQAKVIQRRCDLIKEVTKTLIDLVESTI, translated from the coding sequence atggcccCCAAGCGCtcggctccaccgccgccgccgccgccggcggctgccTCCGACGAGGAGACCGCATCTGGTTCGGGATCCGAagagtcggaggaggaggaggaggaggagatcgcctactcgcctcctcccgccgctcccaaggccatggcgccgccgccgccgcagaaggGCCAGGAATCcgatgaggatgaagatgaggaggaggaagaagaggaggaggaagagaaccaCGTGCCCCCTCCTCTCGCCACGAAGAacccgtctccgccgccgccgaatcgCGAGGAATCCGAGAGCTCcggcgacgaggaagaggaggagacggACGACGAGGCGCCGCAGGCGAAGCCCGCTCCAAACCAGGAGGCGGAGGGGAAGGGCGCGAAGCCGTCGTCGAGCGAGGACAAGAAGCCGGGCGCACCCTTCCAGCGCACCTGGTCGACGGACGACGAGGTCCGCATCCTGGAGGCCCTGGCCGCGCACCGCCGTGAGCACGGCACGCTGCCGCAGGTCGACGCTCTCGCCGCCACGCTCGCTGGCACCCTCGACAACAGTGGCAGCAGCATCGCGTTGCTGCAGGGTAAGCTCAAGAGCCTGAAGCGCCGGTACAGCTTGGCTGCCAATAAGGGCGAGCGACCGAGCAAGGATCACGACCGCCGGCTCTTCGACCTCTCCAAGAGCGTCTGGGGCTCCACGACcgcggcggcgaacggcggcgcgcggagggagGTCGCCGAGATGTGCGAGCTGTACCCGTACCTAGCGGAGGAGGTGAAGGCGCTGCAGAAGGCGCACCCGGGCTTGTTCAAGCGGGAGTTCGGGATGATAGACGATGacaaggcgcgcgcgctggacACGAAGATCAAGAGGCAGAGGCTGCATCAGGCTAAGGTGATTCAGCGCCGCTGCGACCTGATCAAGGAAGTGACCAAGACGCTCATAGATCTGGTCGAGAGCACTATCTAG
- the LOC117839625 gene encoding inositol diphosphatase DSP2 yields the protein MKLEVPARQRSQDAEQNDKAAGVLGIEPWNHPTTKLPFPEAGAGDDALVPPVNFAMVDDGIFRSGLPDAANFSFLLSLNLRSIVYLCPEPYPEENARFLEQNGIELHQFGIEGSKSGLTMPETLLLGEPLVYIPEETIREALKVILDVRNQPVLIHCKRGKHRTGCVVGCLRKLQKWCLSSVFDEYLHFAAAKARSTDQRFMELFDASSLMHLTASQ from the exons ATGAAGCTGGAGGTCCCGGCGAGGCAGAGGAGCCAGGACGCGGAGCAGAACGACAAGGCCGCGGGCGTCCTCGGCATTGAGCCATGGAACCACCCGACGACGAAGCTCCCTTTCCCAGAGGCGggggccggcgacgacgccctGGTGCCGCCGGTCAACTTCGCCATGGTCGACGACGGCATCTTCCGCTcgggcctccccgacgccgccaaCTTCAGCTTCCTGCTCTCCCTCAACCTGCGCTCCATAGT GTACCTGTGCCCGGAGCCGTACCCGGAGGAGAACGCGCGGTTCCTGGAGCAGAACGGGATCGAGCTTCACCAGTTCGGCATCGAAGGGAGCAAG AGTGGTCTGACAATGCCGGAAACCCTGTTGCTAGGGGAACCACTCGTCTACATCCCTGAAGAAACGATCCGGGAGGCTCTCAAAGTTATTCTTG ATGTAAGAAACCAGCCGGTCCTCATCCACTGCAAGAGAGGCAAG CACCGGACTGGCTGCGTCGTCGGGTGCCTGAGGAAGCTGCAGAAGTGGTGCCTGTCCTCGGTCTTCGACGAGTACCTGCACTTCGCGGCGGCGAAGGCCAGGAGCACTGATCAGAGGTTCATGGAGCTGTTCGACGCATCGAGCCTGATGCACCTGACGGCCTCCCAGTAA